TGGCCATTTGTTCCTGAATTAGGGATCTGGACAATGCCATACTGGTTTATTTGGACAGGAGCAGTAAAAGTAACTACAGAGCCTCCATCTTGGGAAGCAACAGTTTGCGTGCTTTCCCTTTTCACCTCCGCACTTGGTATCAATCCTGGGAACGAGACCGGGATGTTACCGGGGCTGAAGGTAGCTGCTGCCGTGTTAGGGACCGAAGCCTGCAGGATTTTGAAGTCCTTGACATCTTCTGAAGACGACGACAATATGTCAGTGATTGACACCCCATTGCTCACAACGCTGGAAGTGGTTTTGGGCGAGTTTAAAGTTACTGTCTGCGAAGCCCCCACGCTGAGTCCATTGAGAATGACACCGTTGGGTCCCTGGAGGAAAGAGCTACCGttgagaaagacaggagaagtACTGGCAGGCACTAGGTTTCCGTTCAACAAGACGCCCGATGAGCTCAAGGCTATTTTAGTGTTTCCAAGCTGCTGCATGTACACCGGCTCCATGTGGCCGGGGAGGCTGAGGCTGGTAACTCCATCGGATGAGTTGGAGAGCGGGTGCGGAGACAGGTCCTCCTGCCCCTTACTGGACTCATCCTCCGTGCTGGGGTTGCCGTCCGACTCGCTACGGGAGAAGACGGAGAGAGGACACTGCATTACCACACCGGGACGCGTCAGCCCAAGCGAGGCTCCTCGCTTCGATATGGCCCATAGGAGGGTTTTTTGCAAAATGTATATATTGCTTTAGTTTTCTGCCTTTAGGACACGCTCTGAACCAGCGGCCAAGGCAGGGGTTTCTGAGAAAAGCACGCACTAAAGCAGCCGCTCAGCCGCTGTGAAACTTTACGGAGTGGTGAACAACCCCCTCCCGGGGGTCCCCTACGCCCACGACCCAGGGCAGCCGCccgggccccctcccctcccctcccgcccggcccggcgcacGTGtgaggcgccgcggggccccgggcagccATTTGGCAACTCGCTGCatgcggcagcggcggggggtgAGAAGAGGCCGGGGAAGGGCCGCGGGAGCCCCTCGGGGAGCGCAGCCGGGGCCTAGCGCCGCGcctgggccggggccggggccggggccacccccgggggcgccgccgccttTGTGCGAGGCCCCGGCCGCCGCTGGAgggcccgggccgccgcgggggccctttgtggggccgcccggccccgccgagcccctcGGCGGAGCAGTTTTCCACCCGCTCGCCCTCGGACACCCCCCGCGCAGAGGGGCCCCCGCTGGGGAAGCGCCCCGGGGCCctgcgcccgcccccgccggcgcGGAGGTCACCTccacctgcccgcccccgcccgcggggggaaggggcgaggcggccggcgggcgggcgggctggcggcggggggaggcccgcgccgcgccgggcagggccgggcagggccgcggcggtgccgccGAGGCCGGGCCGCGGTGAAACCCGATCGCGGCCCGCTCGCGAGTCAGGTTTCACAACAGAGCGAGACCCCGCACCCCCCCGCCGTCAATGATTAACTCTGTCAGGCGCAGGGATTAAATAAAAACCGCGGGCGCGCAAACACCCCCctacccccccgccccccccccagcgcagccccgcggagcctgagcccgggcggagcgggccgcgctgccccgcgcgggccgggggcgcggggagggagcagggcggGCGGGGTGGCGGCGGAGGACGAGGCGCGGCGAAGGTAAGCGCCATGTTTGCAAGGGAAGAAAGGGCCGGGAGAGGGaaggcggcggagggggcggggaggAAAGTTGGCGCTCACCTTTTGGACTGGGTCTCGGAGGGGTTGCGGTCGCGCTGCCGCCTGTTCTTGAACCAGTTGCTGACCTGGGTGAGGGAGAGCCCGGTGATCTTGGCCAGGTTGCGCTTCTCGGCGGGGGACGGGTACCGGTTCTGCTTGTAGAGCTCCTTGAGCGCGTTGCGCGACTTCTCCTTGAAGCAGTAGACCGTCTCCTCGCCGTCCCAGATGGTGCGGGGCAGCGGGTACTTCCTCCGCAGCCGGTACTTGTCCACCGCCCCCAGGGGTCTGCCGCGGGCTCGCTCCGCCTCGGTGTAGCGCGCCTTGTAccagagctcctgcagcagcgGGTGGTTGGCGGAGTCGAAGTTGTGGCTCTCCAGGATGCTGTAGAGCTCCGCGTAGATGCCCTGGTGGAAAGCCACCAGCGCCCGGGCTTTCATCAGGCTCTCGTTGCCACGTAGCAGGTCGCTCGGGGGCAAAGACCACAGGAACCGGGCCAGGCGGTCCAGGTTCCCACCCTGCTGCAGCGCCTCGCACACGCAGGCGACGTGGTCCGGGGAGAAAGCCAGCGGGGTCTGCgaggacgacgacgacgacgaggaggaggaggaggaggaggaggagggagaggaggcagcggcggcggcggcgtggtgGGTCCTGGCCAGGAGTTCCGTGTGGAGCAGGACGGGGTCGGCGGCCCCCTCCTCGGCGGCGCCGGCGTGCTCCATGGGGAagggggcagcggcgggagggggcggcggcgccgcggcgaggGCTCCTGCTGCCGCCCCTTCCTGCGGCACCTTGCTCGCTTCGGAGAGGATTTCCATCACATTTTCCTGCTTGATCTCCACCGTGCTCGCGAGCTTGTCCGCGGGGGAGGCAGACGACatggtttgttttcctttcttttttttttttcctccttttttttttttttggtgtccctttctcctcctctcccccctttctATCTCTCCGCGAAGTccactcctcctcctgctctcggCCGGCTCTAGCCGATCAGGTTTCCTCCCGGCCACGCAATAACCATTAAAGATAGCTGCTATAGCAAAGTAGTGTAAACGGGCTCCTCTCCGCTGCTCCCCCCAACGTGACTCCTCGCCCTGCTGCAATACTATATGGCACCGCAGCCTCGCTGGCCCGGCCGCGCCCGCCCAttggctgcgccgcgccgggggggcgggggctccCGCGTCCCCATGGCAACCGTCAATCaagcggccccgcgccccctccccccccccgcagggagcACCTCCACCTggagcgcggcgccccgcggctgccgggcgCCCCTCACCTGCGGGCGGcctcggggcggcggggaggcgcccggcgctccgccgcggcgggggcgccgctGTGTTTCGGCCGCCCCGTCGGCGCTGCTGGCCGCCGAGGGGGCGCCGCGCGGAGGCGGCCCGTTTccctccgcggccccggccccgttgCGGCCTGTTGTTCGTCGCAGAGCGGcgcgccgccgccacccgccggccccgcgcccgcctcgcCGCGCAGGTGCCGGCCCGCGCCCAGCCCCCgcgggccgctgccgcccggAACGAGCGGGGCCTggaggcggccggggcggggcgggggggcgaggAGCGGGCCGGACCCTGCCCGCGGGCGGaacgcgcggcgcggcgcggcgggcccctTTTCGCGGCGGGCCCCTTTTCGCGGCGGGCCCCTTTTCGCGGCGGGCCCCTTTTCGCGGCGGGCCCCTTTTCGCGGCGGGCCCCTTTTCGCGGCGGGCCCCTTTTCGCGGCGGCACCGCGCGGCGGAAGGCGGAaggcgcggcggggggaggcggcggcggcggcggcggcggccgccatgGATGACCAGGGCTGCCCGCGGTGCAAGACCACCAAGTACCGCAACCCGTCCCTGAAGCTGATGGTCAACGTGTGCGGGCACACGCTGTGAGTGCGGccgggggcagaggggaaggggagggcagaggtgccCCGGCCCGGGAGGCTCCGCCGGCGCTGtcccctccgcggggcggccgggcccgggccgctgccggggggtcgctgccccacggcgcccggccGGCCGCTCCCGGGGACGcgtggggcggccccggcgggctgcGGGGCCCTACCGGGCCTCGCTTCCCCTTTTCGGCTCTTTCCGCTGCTCCGCACCGGGAGGGCTGGCTCCCTTCGGGGGCTCGGAGGCTCCTCGCGGTCGCAGCCGTGTAAGGAAACACCCGCGGCCGGGTGCGCAGCTCGCCCTGCTCCAGCACGGTGTTCAGTAGGATTCGGGGTGTGAAGTaaagaaagtagaagaaaaagtgtttctCGTCATTTTAAGTGTTTCTCGTATGTttggataattaaaaaaaatctgaaacgaTTTATTATTTGGCATGTTCATTCGCTTGAGTGAGGGGTGCTTTGTTTGGAGAAGGCTTGCATGACACTGTTTTGAATGTTGGAAAATCCTCTTCTGAGCCTGTGCTgattgtgttttttattttttttaacagcagagcaatgactttttttttctttctcctgaagaTGAACACTTGTTAGATTTCCTTCTGCTTGTTCTAGCTGATTTAGGTAACAGGCAGTTTGAACTTACTAACTTTCAGATCTGGGGTCTTCCTTAGTTTCTGTGAGAGTTTTAAAGGATCTATGTTAAATTCTTTCTAGATATACATGATGCAAGCCTCATACTGTGACAACAActcttcctgtctttttttttcttcatctgtccAACAAGATGTATAGTGAGCTTTTTACGTTTTTAACTTTAAAGTTGTACATGAATTATGCTTAAAAGACACAGCCTGAAAACATTGAATTGTCTCCCTATGCCAGTTACTTAGCCCCATGTGCTGACGTAGTGTTACTGTAAGTGAACAGGACCAAGGAACAGGATTGCAACTAatgatttatgtatttatttatttattttagaaaaaagggTTAGCTTTAACCCAGGTCCCTAATCTCGCTCTCTGTGGCCATACAAGCACTTCTGTTGCCTTGAGAAAAGGCAtgtgggagagcagcagatgaTCTACTAGTGGTAGTTGTGTTGAAGGAGAGAAAGGCAGCAGGAGCGCCCCTTTGGTGACAGCGTGAAGTGATGCTGTCTGTGTAAAAGTGCAGCATAAGCTGACATTCAAAAGGTAACAGCCAGATTTAGACAGAGCTGTAGAGCTTTAAAacaacatttctttcttctcttctagtGAAAATCAAAGGACTACTGGTCCTTGTGGTCTTCTGCTTTCAAGATTCTCCAGAGCCACTTCCAGCAGAGGACAGCGTGTTTCAGTTTGCTCTCCTGCTTTGGTTCTCAAGATCGTTTTATAGCTGAGCTTCACATGAGAAAATTAGCTGTTTTTTATGCTTTAACGGGTCCAACTGCTGACATTTTAGTTGAGCACCTGActtattttccttgtttctccCCACCTGCCCTAGGACTGCATCTGCTTCCCCTGGCTCTCGTTGTTTGTGCTTCTGCCTTTGGCAGCGTTTTGTCCGAGACTAAATCAGTAGTCTGAATCTGTGTGGCTCTGGGTTGAGCCAGCCTGGTATCTCGGTTATGTGCTTGCCGGGATGAGGGCTGTGCAGACATGTTCAGACTGACCTTTTGTGGACCCAGCAGGGTCTGTTAGTCCCACCTTTACCCTCCTAGTATGGGGTGCCTCTGCAGCTGGGAACCACTGCTTTTAAACGTGTGCAGAAGGGTAACATCGAAGTCACTGATACCtggatttctttccttctgttgtaATTATGGATTCTCCATCTTAAGGCAGTTCAAGTGGATCGCTTTTTCTCTGTTAATATCCTTCTAGTAACCTTGTTAAGGTTGCAGTTTTATTATTTCCTTCTGACGTTATGAAGCCTCCATGTTGGAAGTTATATCTTAGTAATGGCAAATACATTCTGGTAATAGCTGGTCTAGAAGCGGAAACTCAGATGAGAAACCTGCTACTGAGATacgaagggaagaagggaggtaACTGACATTTGTTCTGTCGTACATGCACAGAGTTTCTGCCATAAGCAAGGAACGTCTGTCTAATGTGTTCCCAGAACAAAAGAACTAACAAAAATCAGTGATGGAGAGTTGCCCTTCTTGGGCAATCCATTCCAACAGTTTGCTGTTATTACCATCAAAAATGCTTCTCCtaatttttaatctgaatttcTTTGTCATGATGTAAACATTTAAGCATTTTAATATGCATCTTATGTACCCTGAGGGCATATTATGCCTTTCTCTTTGGTGTTTTCTTTGCTTAACAAATCCAGTTCCTTCAGTCTCCCccttaagtgatttttttttctttacacctaGGCTATTCTTGTTGCTCTTTTGGGGGACTTTTTTCACTTGGCCTGTTGTTTTCTTGGAAtgctcagaactggacacagtgctccatcTGAATCCTTAGTGGAGCAGGCAGAATGAAACTGTTTTATATACCTTGCCTGTGTTACCTGCAGTTCATACATCTCAGTAGGATGATTGAGTGTTtacgttttgtttttttttttttaatttttgtagtgGTATGTGTTAGCTTATGTTCAGCTGAAGCCCCAGATTCTTTAGCCCTTTACCACGCAGCATATCTCTGTGCAGATGTGCTGTTTAACCTTGTCTTTCCTGTTGTTTAAGCTGCCTTTCCATAGCTGACTATTCCTACCTATTTACTCTATCAGACTGCTTAGTATTTCAGATGTTATTCCACTTGCTTAAGATGACTTTGGATTCTGAGACTATCAAAGTGCTTGCAGTTCTCCCAGCTTTATACTCTTTGTAAAATTAAAAATCCTATCTCTCCTGATGGTTTTTAATGTGTCACTTGTGGGCAAGGTGTTGTCTGGGAGATCTTCAAATATGTTGCTCATGACTATAAGAAATCTAAGCTGTAtctgaagcaaagcaaaatatggTGTTGCCTGCTGTAAATTTCTCACTAAATAACATtgtgtttttcttattttccaagTTACATTTTATAGTAGTGGAGGATAATAAAGATTAGATCCGTGTGAATATGCTTGATACCTATTTTCTCTCTGACTGAAGTACGGAGAGATTGTTAGCAACCCGTACCAAGAGATAAGCTATTTCAGTTAGAGAGAAAATAGGTTCCGAGCATATTCACAGAGATCTAATATTTGTCTAGCTTACTTGTATGGATGTCCATTTGAGAGTGTCAGAAGCCCTACAAAACCTAAGCTATATTGCATGTAGTTGCTTTTTCCCTACTTACGTTGTTACTCCATCGCTGGAGGAAATTATATTGCTTTGATATGATTTCTTCTTAACAAATCACGTGCCAGCTGATACCTGCTTCGTTATCTGAAGTACATAGGAGATAGGTTGTTAGACTGTTTATTCCAGTGTCTTCCCACGAACTGGAGGTAACCATGACTGGTTCGTGATTTCCTGGgtatttgttttcctgctttttagaGGCAGATGCTTTTGCCTTTCTTCATGCTTCTGGACCCTAGTGTAAAGAGCAGTGATGATCTTTGATACCTGCCTTTGCCAGTTTTCAGAGGGTAAATATTGTTTTGTCTaccagattttaaaatattcaagtaGGCTTTTAATCCAGTAACACCTGAATGTAGTCTGTGGGTGTAGCTTGATAAGTTTTCTGAAGAACCATATTGCCTTTATCATGCTTTCTGTTTGAAGTTTGGTGATAAATATGCATGGGAAATTTTGAGACTTGACTTTAGTCTATTGGTTCAGAAGGTTTGGAGAATTGCTTTAACGTGTTTCGCAGTTCCAGCTTGTGCTCTTGCCCCTTTCATTGTGCTATGACTTATATTAGCTCGTTAGTCTTTTCTAGTGAAGAGTGATACAGAAAACACCCCGAGTGCTTTGGTTTTATCTATTAGGGATTTTCCTGCCCATTGAATAGTGGGATAACGTGCTCTGCCTTTGACTGCTCTTCCTTTCACTCCATGCATTCTGAAGAAGTATATTCGTGTTACCTTCCGTGTTGCCTGCTAGCAGTTTCTTAGCACGTTGACCTTTCCCACTTTGTTAGATGTCTGTACTGTTTGCTTTAAGTGACCTTCAGTAATTTGATTTGGAATTGTACAAAAAAAGGAACGTacaacattttttcccccccaaattgTTAAAGAGCTTATACTTAGCTGAGGTGATTTGTCAGTAAAgctcagttttctcttttgggTTTCAGATAGATTATGGTTTTACCATGAGTTCATTATCTTTATTTTGTGACTCTGGTTTGCTCTTCCAAAGAATTGAGTGTGTTgacttttatatgttttttttcagCCAAGTTATTTCCACTTTCACGTTGTTAACCCGTTCCTTCCTTTAGGTTAGAATAAAACCAGAAGAGCCGTCCtttattgttgatttttttttctgcctgataTGTAAACAAAACTAATCCCCAAATATTTGAGAACTTGTTGGGCAGTCTGTGTCctgtttgtttctcctttttcaaCAGATGCCTTCAGTGAAGGTCCCCGGTTGCTATGAAATCCCCTGCTTTGGAGAATCTGCTGTTCCTTCTTTTCACCTCCCCCACTTTGTTAATTTAAATCTCTCTAATCTGGTGCGCTGGAGTAGATCCTACATGACATAGTACCTTTGTTCGCCTCCTGTCTCTCTTTTACTGTGACCTAGATCCTTCTAACAAGTTTGATGATTCATTCTGGATCTTAGGGCCAATATATGCAAATAACATTTCTTCTGATGATTCATTCTGGATCTTAGGGCCAATATATGCAGataacatttcttctcttttgtgcttTGGATATCTTCCCGCGTCACTGTGTGTGCCCCGAGTGAGAACGTCTCCCAGCGGCTGGGGCTGGATGCCCCGTGTTGGCTGCGCGAGGGTTCGCGGTGCTCAGCTCCCCGGGCCGGTGGGGCACTCTGGAATGTGGTCGTGGCCATCggcggcagagccgggccggTGCGCTGATAAGCGCAGCAGTGCTGCCGTGGAGATAAGGGATAGGCAGAGAGTGCAAGCGGATGAAATTAGATGTTGGAGTCTCTGCTGAAATCATCCTTCAAGTTGGGCTTCCATTGCAGTTCATTCCGATGGAATTGTGCCAAACCTTCCAATTATGGGAACagtttttgaaagtttttttttttttagtattttgctttctttagctATTGCTGCTTGACCAGTATTGCCAAAAGTGTAATACCATGTGTTTTTGGCATTGCAGTAATGTTAAATAAGCCTTTTCCACTATAAATCTTCCTTGTCATGGGGAGGGAGGATGATAAATTAGCAGTTAAAAGTTGTTCTAGGATGGGACTTAGTATGGAAATGCTCAGTTCAGGAGTAATGAATGTCTTTTTAAGTTTATTTTCCTAAGTTTAACAGAGGTTCACAGCATTAAATACTTGGCTTTAAGATGCTTTTTGCGGAGGAAAGTGTGTCTAATTATGGAGCAATGCTTGATTAAAGTTCTGCAACGCATTAATTTTGAAGGTGTACCAATGGCTTTGCCTTCTTTTAGAAGTTTAGTCTCCAGAATTATATTAAAAGGGCTTTGTGCATGCATGACAATTTTTGATTATTCAGATGATTCCTAATGTCTTTTCTGAGTGTACAGATGCTGAGTGCGTGCTTGCCAATGGTGTTGTAATCCACCTAGCTTCATTTGAGACCATGAATTATCTTTTACTCTGCCTGCTTGGATTTCATTGCCTGTGTTGAGTTTTAGGAGGCAGGTTAAGCATATCCCACTGATTTACTTACGTAAGGAGGCAAGGAAATGCATCCACCAAAGACTGCATTAAAAGAATGTTAAGGTTGTTACCCCAAACAGGGCTGGGTAAAGAAATTTACTGTTGGCTGTAAAACTTGGACCATATGGTCTCCAGCAATCAAACACAAAAGTCTCGCGTAAAGTGGTAGTTAATTGGGGCTGCTGGTTCAGCTTCACAATCCCACTGCCATGTGGATAGCCCCCCTTGATGCtttgagagaaaaagaggaaagctgGTCTATACAGCTCTGTCTTTAGGGTCAATCCTGCTGCTCCAGCTACCTGTGGCCCGTCCCGACTCATGGAGAGAGGGAGTGTGGATGTCTGCAGACCAACAAAAGCAGAGGAACTTCCGCTCTCCATTGCGTCACGATTCTTCTGTGGTCTCCGCAAAGTGCTTGACACCTCTGGAAGACAGGGAGGTCTCAGAGCAGCCTCCACAAGAAAACTGATGGTCTCCATTTCACCTGTTGCTTTGGGCAATGTAATGTACTTTCGTTTGTTCACGTACTGCTGCAATCTTAGGTAGTAGTTAATGAACTTGTTCAATTACAAACTTCTCTGGTGTCTTTTTGCTGTCCACAAGAGACTTATGGAAAGGTGGCTAGGCTCTTTATTAagacttaatttttccttttcccagagAGAGatgggtttatttttcttttaatttgttaatAAGGCTTCAAAATGGAGATGGCATAACAGCGCTTACCATCTTTAGGCCGAGCTTTGTGTTGCTCAGGGGAGACATCAACTCACCAAACTGCGTTGTGGGGATTCTGTAATCTGCCCCGCACCCTGTTACAGCAGTTTCAGGGATTCATTAGGGGGTAAGTGCCTCCTTTGAGAGCTCTAATTGGAGTGCTAACGGCTGCTAAAATGAAGGAACAGAGGCTTCAttatttgtttacttattttaatGTTAGGATCATTTGGAGTTCTGCGGCTGTCAAATTCAGTGGGAGCTGGAAGCAAAAGCATCCCTGCTGAAGGCAGTGCAGTGGGGCCTTACGCCAGCAAAAGGTTCTGGGGTCAtcggagggggaaaaaacccaaaccaccccccccccccccccaaagtttaTAATCTTCCAATTTTATAAAATGTGAAGGGATGACTTGGCTTCCCACTGCATTCTTCTCTGCAATGTGTGGTTCAAGAAAATGCCTTTCTTCTaagatttgggggtggggggaagccctAGAGATTGTGGAAAATAACATAAAACTGTAGTTGAGACAGCTGAGTTTGAGTGAAGATGTTTAAGCAGAGGTGGGCAGTGACAGTTTGTCAGTCCTGTAAATTTAACCTGAGCCTGTGGGACCTAAGtgcttaaatatatatttgaattttaTGCAAGGGGCTTTTTTTTGGTCAACATTTTCTAAATTGCAAGATATACGAGGATAGTAATAATGTATTCAAGGTTGTCATTTGTAACATAAAGGTTTGCTGTGATGTATCTGATTTTTAGGCTAACGGATTTCTCTTCCTGGCAGAGATGCTAGCGCTGTTTTCCTGCACGGCCCAGGGAGCTCTGTTCCCGGCCACCTGCCTTCCTCTGCTTTGCCTGGTGCTGGCTCTGGCCAACAGCCCTCTGAGCCAGTTTAACTCGTTACCACAGCAGAAAACTATCtctacttaaaaaacaaaacaaaacaatccccctttcctaaaaaacaaacaaacctaaatatttttctactgGTTTAGTGGCCTGGATTGGCTCTGGACAGGCATTGCAagccctggggaggggatggggactgTGTgtgggcaggcacaagcacagaGCGAGCCCTTCCGTTGGCCTGGCTTTGTGAGGACCCAGCTCAGCTGGGTGTCTTCTGGATATTGGGACCCTAATCGTACAAAAGGTGGGGTGCAGGCTCACGAGCGCTAATCTTATCAGTAGTGCTAGTTGAACCGTAGGAGTGTGCGTTGAGGTGCAGGATTCATGGGGTGGTCCCAGGTGATCTGCAGGAACGTGCATCCTCAAGCAAGGTGGGAATAGGGATGAAGGAAGACGCTTTCATGGGAAAAAGCTGTTAAACTAGCTTGCACCATCTTGTGAAGTTGCATGCTTAAATAGCTGTCTTATCTGGAGAGCAagtgctctgttttttttcctccctttgtctttttttgttgttttttgggtttttttttgttactcTCACTATGCAGCATCTGAAGCTTTAGATTC
This window of the Dromaius novaehollandiae isolate bDroNov1 chromosome 5, bDroNov1.hap1, whole genome shotgun sequence genome carries:
- the LOC112991338 gene encoding homeobox protein SIX4, with product MSSASPADKLASTVEIKQENVMEILSEASKVPQEGAAAGALAAAPPPPPAAAPFPMEHAGAAEEGAADPVLLHTELLARTHHAAAAAASSPSSSSSSSSSSSSSSSQTPLAFSPDHVACVCEALQQGGNLDRLARFLWSLPPSDLLRGNESLMKARALVAFHQGIYAELYSILESHNFDSANHPLLQELWYKARYTEAERARGRPLGAVDKYRLRRKYPLPRTIWDGEETVYCFKEKSRNALKELYKQNRYPSPAEKRNLAKITGLSLTQVSNWFKNRRQRDRNPSETQSKSESDGNPSTEDESSKGQEDLSPHPLSNSSDGVTSLSLPGHMEPVYMQQLGNTKIALSSSGVLLNGNLVPASTSPVFLNGSSFLQGPNGVILNGLSVGASQTVTLNSPKTTSSVVSNGVSITDILSSSSEDVKDFKILQASVPNTAAATFSPGNIPVSFPGLIPSAEVKRESTQTVASQDGGSVVTFTAPVQINQYGIVQIPNSGTNGQLLNGSIGFSSLQLPPVSVAASQGNVSVNPSTTDGGTFTSDSSTVQQGKVFFSPLTPSAVVYTVPNSGQAVGSVKQEGLERSLVFSQLMPVGQNTQLNVNMSSENISGGGLQSLASSLVNVTPSHNFSLTPPTLLNAAELSSGISESQPMSSPVTSTSTVISISNTNYATLQNCSLITSQDLLSISTAQPALGEIVSTTGDRVSHPSAQVHPDFVREHRLVLQAVPDVKENFLPNSESKSTGNLMMLDTKSKYVMSNMVDTVCEELETDKKELAKLQTVQMDEDMQDL